GCCCTGAGGTCGGCCCGCCGCGGCGGCGCTCGCCGCGAGCGAAGAAGGCGGCACGAGGGACGCAGGTCCTGCTAGAAGCCAGGGCGTGCGCGCCCTGTTCTTCGGTACCCCCGCCATCGCCGTGCCGTCGCTCGAGGCGCTCGCGTCGATCGCGGACGTCGTCGGCGTCGTCTGTCAGCCGGATCGGCCGGCCGGCCGCGGGCTCGAGCTGAAGGCGCCGCCGGTGAAGGTGAAGGCGCTGGAGCTCGGCCTGCCCGTCGTGCAGCCCGAGAAGGTCCGCACGCCCGAGTTCGCCGCGTGGGTCGCGGACGCGCGAGCGGACGTCGCGCTGGTGATCGCCTACGGGCGCATCCTGCCGAAGGCGGTGCTCGAGGCGCCGCGGCGCGGCTGCATGAACCTCCACGCGTCGATCCTGCCGCGCTACCGCGGCGCCGCGCCGATCACGTGGGCTATCGTCGGGGGCGAGGCCGAGACGGGCATCTCGCTGATGCAGATGGACGAGGGCATGGACACCGGGCCCGTCTACGCGGTGCACCGGGCGCCGATCGGCCCGGACACGACCGCCGACGAGCTCGCGATCGATCTCGGTGCGCTCGCCGCGCGCGTCGTGCGCGAGGACCTCCGCCGCGCGGTGGACGGCGCGCTCGCGCTGGCGCCGCAGGACCACGAGGCGGCGACGCACGCGGCGCTCCTGAAGAAGGAAGACGGGCGCATCCGGTGGGAGCGGAGCGCCCGGCAGATCCACGACCACATCCGGGGGATGACCTCGTGGCCGGGCGCCTTCACGACGATCGACGGCAAGGCGCTCAAGGTCCTGGCCGCGCGCGTCGAGAGCGAGGCCGACCAGGCCGGAGCGCCGCCGGGG
The DNA window shown above is from Sorangium aterium and carries:
- the fmt gene encoding methionyl-tRNA formyltransferase, which produces MRALFFGTPAIAVPSLEALASIADVVGVVCQPDRPAGRGLELKAPPVKVKALELGLPVVQPEKVRTPEFAAWVADARADVALVIAYGRILPKAVLEAPRRGCMNLHASILPRYRGAAPITWAIVGGEAETGISLMQMDEGMDTGPVYAVHRAPIGPDTTADELAIDLGALAARVVREDLRRAVDGALALAPQDHEAATHAALLKKEDGRIRWERSARQIHDHIRGMTSWPGAFTTIDGKALKVLAARVESEADQAGAPPGTVVMAGRSVVIVACGAGAIQILRAQAEGRKPLAAADLVAGRTLQTGMVLGR